A single genomic interval of Oenanthe melanoleuca isolate GR-GAL-2019-014 chromosome 13, OMel1.0, whole genome shotgun sequence harbors:
- the LOC130258780 gene encoding F-box/LRR-repeat protein 21-like: MKRAGQKVVAGTEAPGASQTSKKQRTSLYGSELRESDPCTSMDWGSLPHHVILRVFQFLTLVDRARASSVCRRWNEVFHIPDLWRRFEFELSQPATSYLKSTHPDLIQQIIKRHADHLQYVSFKVDSSTESAEAACDILSQLVNCSIKTLGLISTAKPSFMNVSKAHFASALTVVFVNSKSLSSIKIDDTPLDDPSLKVLVANNSDTLKLLKMSSCPHVSPAGILCVADQCHGLKELALNYYILSDELLLALSSEKHVDLEHLRIDVVSENPGQVQFHTIKKQSWDALVKHSPKVNIVMYFFLYEDEFDAFFREETPVTHLYFGRAVSKAMLGRIGMNCPRLIELVVCANGLQPLDDELIQIAERCKNLTAMGLGECEVTCRGFIEFVKMCGGRLTQLSIMEEVLIPDSDYSLDRLHLEVSKHLGRMWFPDMMPTW; this comes from the exons ATGAAGAGAGCTGGGCAGAAGGTGGTGGCTGGAACTGAAGCTCCTGGAGCATCACAGACAAGCAAAAAACAGAGAACTAGTTTATATGGCTCAGAGCTTAGGGAATCTGACCCATGCACCTCGATGGACTGGGGCAGCCTTCCACACCACGTGATTCTGCGTGTGTTTCAGTTCCTGACTTTAGTGGATCGAGCCAGGGCATCTTCTGTTTGTCGAAGGTGGAATGAAGTTTTTCACATCCCAGATCTCTGGAGGAGATTTGAATTTGAACTTAGCCAGCCAGCCACTTCTTATTTAAAGTCTACGCATCCTGATCTCATTCAGCAGATTATCAAGAGGCACGCTGACCATCTGCAGTACGTCAGTTTCAAG GTTGATAGTAGTACTGAGTCAGCAGAAGCAGCCTGTGACATCCTTTCTCAGTTGGTGAACTGTTCTATCAAGACACTGGGTTTGATCTCTACAGCAAAACCAAGCTTCATGAATGTCTCTAAG GCTCATTTTGCATCAGCACTGACAGTAGTTTTTGTGAACTCCAAGTCATTATCATCAATCAAGATAGATGACACACCCCTTGATGATCCTTCCTTGAAGGTTCTTGTTGCTAACAACAGTGATACTCTAAAACTGCTAAAAATGAGCAGCTGTCCTCATGTTTCACCTGCTG GCATTCTTTGTGTGGCTGATCAGTGTCATGGACTTAAGGAGCTGGCTTTGAACTACTACATACTAAGTGATgaactgctgctggctctgtcaAGTGAAAAACATGTTGATCTCGAGCACCTCCGCATTGACGTCGTGAGTGAAAATCCCGGACAAGTTCAATTTCACACCAttaaaaagcagagctgggacgCTCTTGTGAAACACTCCCCCAAAGTCAACATTGTGATGTATTTCTTCTTGTATGAAGATGAATTTGATGCTTTCTTCAGAGAGGAAACCCCTGTTACACACCTGTACTTTGGTCGTGCCGTGAGCAAGGCAATGCTGGGCCGCATTGGCATGAACTGCCCCAGGCTGATCGAGCTGGTTGTGTGCGCCAATGGACTTCAGCCTTTGGATGATGAGCTCATCCAGATTGCTGAGCGCTGTAAGAACTTAACGgccatggggctgggggagtgTGAAGTCACCTGCAGGGGTTTTATTGAATTTGTAAAGATGTGTGGGGGCAGGCTTACTCAGCTTTCCATAATGGAGGAGGTGCTGATTCCAGATAGTGATTACAGCTTAGATCGGCTTCACTTGGAAGTCTCCAAACACCTTGGAAGAATGTGGTTTCCTGATATGATGCCAACGTGGTAA